Proteins encoded by one window of Cloeon dipterum chromosome 4, ieCloDipt1.1, whole genome shotgun sequence:
- the LOC135944361 gene encoding acylphosphatase-2-like: MAEQKIISADFEVFGRVQGVFFRKYTVQTGKQLGLRGWCMNTKHETVLGHMEGSQEAVNQMKHWLANVGSPSSKIEKVDIRNEKSVTKYSIEYNDFKVHR; the protein is encoded by the exons ATGGCCGAGCAGAAGATAATATCGGCGGATTTTGAAGTCTTCGGACGCGTTCAGG GAGTCTTCTTCAGGAAATACACCGTCCAGACCGGCAAGCAGCTAGGCCTGAGAGGCTGGTGCATGAACACCAAACACGAAACAGTATTGGGACACATGGAGGGCAGCCAGGAAGCTGTCAATCAAATGAAGCACTGGCTAGCGAATGTTGGCAGTCCCAGCAGCAAGATTGAAAAGGTTGATATCAGGAATGAGAAGAGTGTGACCAAGTATTCCATTGAGTACAATGACTTTAAAGTTCATCgttaa
- the LOC135943083 gene encoding carnitine O-acetyltransferase-like isoform X2, producing the protein MSRNFLLKLPSKVCSTMAPNIISARFSTSSPKASALPRLPVPPLKITLDRYLRSIRPFVNAEELKVTENLAAKFGSAGGVGEKLQKLLDERAKNTENWLADWWLNTAYLEFRAPVVVFSNPGLVFPRKEISSVKEQLSNASLVIAAALDFKVKLDSNEIAQEKMGPHPLDMSQYFKVLGTCRIPAEKRDKLRLPNEKDPAKHIVVVHNNQFFKVNVYGNHGGPLSQGQILGQLKDCIHDSQEVAPPVGILTSEHRDNWAKAHKILSQSAQNKAVLDAIETCLFLVCIDGPPSPDERAAPNQFTSAALKMTHGGGSQGNSANRWFDKTIQFVFGPDGEVGLTYEHSPAEGQPIAVMMDHIVNYCAHRHPQQPALRYAKPQILNFEVANEVSGMIEQAKINLDKLVDDLEMYSFAFTGYGKEYIKSQKLSPDSYVQMGIQYAFFRLHNVPGAHYESAATRRFIHGRTETIRSCSSESVKFAQTMLNGAASANEKAATLRNAIKAHKDYATLALAGEGVDRHLLGLRLIAAENGIELPDLFKDVAFTRSTHMRLSTSQVAGRAESHMCYGPLVTDGYACCYNPRSNDMIFGTSAHNSCPETSARKFAAALEESFTDMQRVLNLSPLAKL; encoded by the exons ATGAGCAGAAACTTTTTGCTCAAACTTCCAAGCAAAGTCTGCAGCACAATGGCGCCGAACATCATCAGCGCCAGGTTTTCCACTTCTTCCCCGAAGGCTTCCGCTCTGCCTCGTTTACCTGTTCCACCCCTGAAGATTACCCTTGATCGATATTTAAG atcaATCAGACCCTTTGTCAATGCAGAAGAGCTTAAAGTCACGGAAAACCTGGCCGCCAAATTCGGCAGCGCTGGAGGCGTTGGGGAAAAGCTGCAAAAACTGCTtgacgagcgagcgaaaaacacggaaaattgg TTGGCAGACTGGTGGCTGAACACGGCCTATCTGGAATTTCGAGCGCCTGTGGTTGTGTTCTCCAATCCTGGCTTAGTTTTCCCAAGGAAAGAAATTTCCTCTGTAAAAGAGCAACTGTCAAATGCGTCGCTGGTGATCGCTGCAGCCCTTGACTTCAAAGTGAAGCTTGATTC CAACGAGATCGCTCAGGAGAAAATGGGGCCGCACCCCCTGGACATGTCGCAGTATTTCAAGGTTCTCGGCACGTGCCGCATTCCGGCGGAGAAGAGGGACAAATTGCGGCTGCCAAATGAGAAGGATCCTGCCAAACACATCGTCGTTGTTCACAATAaccag TTTTTCAAGGTGAATGTTTACGGCAACCACGGTGGACCACTCAGCCAGGGACAAATTCTGGGGCAGCTGAAGGACTGCATTCACGACTCACAAGAAGTGGCACCGCCCGTTGGCATCCTTACGTCCGAACACAGGGACAATTGGGCCAAGGCGCACAAAATCCTCAGCCAAA GTGCACAGAATAAGGCCGTGCTGGATGCGATTGAAACGTGCCTCTTTCTCGTGTGCATCGATGGTCCCCCATCTCCTGACGAGAGAGCCGCCCCCAACCAATTCACGTCCGCTGCATTAAAAATGACCCACGGAGGCGGCtcacagggcaactctgcaaACAGATGGTTTGACAAGACCATTCAG ttcgTTTTCGGCCCTGATGGAGAAGTAGGTTTGACCTACGAGCACAGCCCTGCCGAAGGACAGCCGATTGCTGTTATGATGGACCATATTGTGAACTATTG CGCCCACCGACACCCTCAACAGCCGGCACTGAGGTATGCGAAGCCccagatattaaattttgaagttgCAAATGAGGTTTCTGGAATGATTGAACAAGCCAAAATCAACCTGGacaa gttGGTCGACGATCTAGAAATGTACAGTTTTGCGTTCACCGGCTACGGCAAGGAGTACATCAAATCGCAGAAACTGAGTCCAGACAGCTACGTTCAGATGGGAATCCAATACGCTTTTTTCAG ATTGCACAACGTCCCTGGCGCCCACTACGAGTCCGCAGCGACGCGCAGGTTCATTCACGGCCGAACGGAAACAATCCGCTCCTGCTCCTCCGAATCCGTCAAATTTGCGCAGACCATGCTGAACGGAGCAGCAAGTGCGAACGAAAAGGCAGCCACTTTGAGGAACGCCATTAAGGCACACAAGGACTACGCAACTCTG GCTCTTGCTGGCGAAGGCGTGGACAGACACCTTTTGGGCCTCAGACTGATCGCTGCAGAAAACGGAATCGAGCTTCCAGATTTGTTCAAGGACGTCGCCTTCACCAGGAGCACACACATGAGGCTCTCCACCAGCCAG gtTGCTGGTCGAGCTGAGTCGCACATGTGCTACGGACCCTTGGTGACGGACGGTTACGCTTGCTGCTACAACCCTCGCAGCAACGACATGATTTTTGGCACTTCGGCGCACAACTCGTGCCCAGAAACGAGCGCCCGCAAATTCGCCGCAGCTCTCGAAGAGTCTTTTACTGACATGCAAAGGGTTTTGAACCTTTCGCCTTTGGCAAAGCTGTGA
- the LOC135943083 gene encoding carnitine O-acetyltransferase-like isoform X1, with protein MFAQIFEVSAATASKVMAAHMSRNFLLKLPSKVCSTMAPNIISARFSTSSPKASALPRLPVPPLKITLDRYLRSIRPFVNAEELKVTENLAAKFGSAGGVGEKLQKLLDERAKNTENWLADWWLNTAYLEFRAPVVVFSNPGLVFPRKEISSVKEQLSNASLVIAAALDFKVKLDSNEIAQEKMGPHPLDMSQYFKVLGTCRIPAEKRDKLRLPNEKDPAKHIVVVHNNQFFKVNVYGNHGGPLSQGQILGQLKDCIHDSQEVAPPVGILTSEHRDNWAKAHKILSQSAQNKAVLDAIETCLFLVCIDGPPSPDERAAPNQFTSAALKMTHGGGSQGNSANRWFDKTIQFVFGPDGEVGLTYEHSPAEGQPIAVMMDHIVNYCAHRHPQQPALRYAKPQILNFEVANEVSGMIEQAKINLDKLVDDLEMYSFAFTGYGKEYIKSQKLSPDSYVQMGIQYAFFRLHNVPGAHYESAATRRFIHGRTETIRSCSSESVKFAQTMLNGAASANEKAATLRNAIKAHKDYATLALAGEGVDRHLLGLRLIAAENGIELPDLFKDVAFTRSTHMRLSTSQVAGRAESHMCYGPLVTDGYACCYNPRSNDMIFGTSAHNSCPETSARKFAAALEESFTDMQRVLNLSPLAKL; from the exons ATGTTTGCCCAAATTTTTGAAGTGTCAGCGGCTACTGCCTCCAAAGTGATG gcTGCCCACATGAGCAGAAACTTTTTGCTCAAACTTCCAAGCAAAGTCTGCAGCACAATGGCGCCGAACATCATCAGCGCCAGGTTTTCCACTTCTTCCCCGAAGGCTTCCGCTCTGCCTCGTTTACCTGTTCCACCCCTGAAGATTACCCTTGATCGATATTTAAG atcaATCAGACCCTTTGTCAATGCAGAAGAGCTTAAAGTCACGGAAAACCTGGCCGCCAAATTCGGCAGCGCTGGAGGCGTTGGGGAAAAGCTGCAAAAACTGCTtgacgagcgagcgaaaaacacggaaaattgg TTGGCAGACTGGTGGCTGAACACGGCCTATCTGGAATTTCGAGCGCCTGTGGTTGTGTTCTCCAATCCTGGCTTAGTTTTCCCAAGGAAAGAAATTTCCTCTGTAAAAGAGCAACTGTCAAATGCGTCGCTGGTGATCGCTGCAGCCCTTGACTTCAAAGTGAAGCTTGATTC CAACGAGATCGCTCAGGAGAAAATGGGGCCGCACCCCCTGGACATGTCGCAGTATTTCAAGGTTCTCGGCACGTGCCGCATTCCGGCGGAGAAGAGGGACAAATTGCGGCTGCCAAATGAGAAGGATCCTGCCAAACACATCGTCGTTGTTCACAATAaccag TTTTTCAAGGTGAATGTTTACGGCAACCACGGTGGACCACTCAGCCAGGGACAAATTCTGGGGCAGCTGAAGGACTGCATTCACGACTCACAAGAAGTGGCACCGCCCGTTGGCATCCTTACGTCCGAACACAGGGACAATTGGGCCAAGGCGCACAAAATCCTCAGCCAAA GTGCACAGAATAAGGCCGTGCTGGATGCGATTGAAACGTGCCTCTTTCTCGTGTGCATCGATGGTCCCCCATCTCCTGACGAGAGAGCCGCCCCCAACCAATTCACGTCCGCTGCATTAAAAATGACCCACGGAGGCGGCtcacagggcaactctgcaaACAGATGGTTTGACAAGACCATTCAG ttcgTTTTCGGCCCTGATGGAGAAGTAGGTTTGACCTACGAGCACAGCCCTGCCGAAGGACAGCCGATTGCTGTTATGATGGACCATATTGTGAACTATTG CGCCCACCGACACCCTCAACAGCCGGCACTGAGGTATGCGAAGCCccagatattaaattttgaagttgCAAATGAGGTTTCTGGAATGATTGAACAAGCCAAAATCAACCTGGacaa gttGGTCGACGATCTAGAAATGTACAGTTTTGCGTTCACCGGCTACGGCAAGGAGTACATCAAATCGCAGAAACTGAGTCCAGACAGCTACGTTCAGATGGGAATCCAATACGCTTTTTTCAG ATTGCACAACGTCCCTGGCGCCCACTACGAGTCCGCAGCGACGCGCAGGTTCATTCACGGCCGAACGGAAACAATCCGCTCCTGCTCCTCCGAATCCGTCAAATTTGCGCAGACCATGCTGAACGGAGCAGCAAGTGCGAACGAAAAGGCAGCCACTTTGAGGAACGCCATTAAGGCACACAAGGACTACGCAACTCTG GCTCTTGCTGGCGAAGGCGTGGACAGACACCTTTTGGGCCTCAGACTGATCGCTGCAGAAAACGGAATCGAGCTTCCAGATTTGTTCAAGGACGTCGCCTTCACCAGGAGCACACACATGAGGCTCTCCACCAGCCAG gtTGCTGGTCGAGCTGAGTCGCACATGTGCTACGGACCCTTGGTGACGGACGGTTACGCTTGCTGCTACAACCCTCGCAGCAACGACATGATTTTTGGCACTTCGGCGCACAACTCGTGCCCAGAAACGAGCGCCCGCAAATTCGCCGCAGCTCTCGAAGAGTCTTTTACTGACATGCAAAGGGTTTTGAACCTTTCGCCTTTGGCAAAGCTGTGA